A DNA window from Panthera tigris isolate Pti1 chromosome X, P.tigris_Pti1_mat1.1, whole genome shotgun sequence contains the following coding sequences:
- the LOC122235426 gene encoding protein FAM156A/FAM156B-like translates to MDHTSMDPLRKCSSTLISESSPMISEETSREVTAASSPSFSELLMMGLGDLKTSPGTKYPAPLPEGLLQQRYRDEKTLQERRWERSASPQRKKTLLGHMRRRHLDQVAPYRVERKARISSSGDRDQNRFRCECRYCQSHRPNVSGMSAERKGAPHASSWETLVQGLSGLTLSLSTSRPGLLPEGVLQQQERDEKLQLEMQQESKRMFQRLLKQWLKEN, encoded by the coding sequence ATGGACCACACCTCCATGGATCCACTCCGGAAATGCAGCTCAACACTGATTTCTGAGTCTTCCCCGATGATCTCTGAAGAGACCTCCCGGGAAGTCACGGCcgcctcctctccttccttctcggAACTGCTTATGATGGGCCTGGGTGACCTCAAAACCAGTCCTGGCACCAAATACCCTGCCCCTCTTCCAGAGGGGCTGCTCCAGCAGCGCTACAGAGATGAGAAAACCCTACAAGAGAGGCGGTGGGAAAGGTCAGCGTCCCCTCAGAGGAAGAAAACCCTTCTGGGGCACATGAGACGGCGGCACCTCGATCAGGTGGCACCTTATCGGGTGGAGAGGAAAGCCAGGATCTCCTCCTCAGGTGATAGAGATCAGAACAGATTCAGATGCGAATGTCGATACTGCCAGAGCCATAGGCCAAATGTCTCTGGGATGTCTGCAGAGAGGAAAGGGGCCCCCCATGCTTCCTCCTGGGAGACACTGGTACAGGGCCTCAGCGGCTTGACCCTCAGCCTGAGCACCAGCCGACCTGGCCTGCTGCCCGAAGGGGTGCTCCAACAGCAGGAAAGAGACGAGAAGCTCCAACTGGAGATGCAGCAGGAAAGCAAAAGGATGTTTCAGAGGCTCCTAAAGCAGTGGttgaaagaaaactga